Proteins encoded together in one Plectropomus leopardus isolate mb chromosome 19, YSFRI_Pleo_2.0, whole genome shotgun sequence window:
- the LOC121959138 gene encoding 5-hydroxytryptamine receptor 3A-like → MMIASFFLLLFLTEYLPHRVCLYVSAVDGVVPEQNCSYQDVLNYLNLTKDNELFSTARPVKNYKNPTRVSLEVLLYAILDVVEKEQKFIPYVWTVMRWHNEYISWDPKQFCGINNVSLPTDYLWKPDLTIEEMTEKDKAPPSPYLTINNKGDVEVQNDQVLVSTCRMHTYTFPFDIQRCNLTFKSVIHTARDIQLLSSDNSSEATECSREVMRTQYEWLFLNMTVTTNNATDMFGQDIVIYSITMKRRSLLYIVNFLVPVIFFLCLDLASFMISDNGGEKLSFKVTVLLAVTVLQLILNEILPASSNRIPLIAVYCIGIFALMLLSLLETIFVMHLMEKDSASQENEANIDQSGSKDCNKQSKDNIHNSHREVHKWTECACIYDVSTGETPSELLPVAKEGNSSKLTEEYHALEKLSDELRAMEKTLSLLLSNRKEKEKPGYWTGVAKIVNRVFLIFYLTVVCVFLIVIFIKWNNA, encoded by the exons ATGATGATCGCGAGTTTCTTCTTACTGCTCTTCCTCACAG AGTATTTGCCACACAGAGTGTGCCTTTATGTTTCTGCTGTGGATGGAGTCGTCCCTGAGCAGAACTGCAGTTATCAGGATGTTTTAAACTACCTTAACCTGACCAAAGACAACGAGCTGTTTTCCACGGCCCGGCctgttaaaaactacaaaaatccCACACGAGTTTCCCTGGAAGTTCTGCTCTACGCCATTCTAGATGTG GTTGAAAAAGAGCAGAAATTCATTCCTTATGTTTGGACTGTCATG aGGTGGCACAATGAATACATTTCCTGGGATCCAAAGCAGTTTTGTGGAATTAATAATGTTTCTCTTCCTACTGATTATTTGTGGAAGCCAGATCTCACCATTGAAGAGAT GACAGAGAAGGACAAAGCTCCTCCGAGTCCTTATCTCACCATCAATAATAAAGGTGATGTTGAGGTCCAGAATGACCAGGTGCTGGTCAGCACCTGCAGGATGCACACTTACACGTTCCCCTTCGACATACAGAGATGCAACCTCACCTTCAAGTCTGTCATACACACCG CAAGAGACATTCAGCTCCTGTCGAGTGACAACTCTTCAGAGGCCACAGAGTGTTCTCGTGAGGTGATGCGGACCCAGTACGAATGGCTGTTTCTCAACATGACAGTCACGACCAACAATGCCACGGATATGTTCGGCCAGGACATTGTCATTTACTCT ATCACCATGAAGAGGCGATCTCTCCTCTACATTGTCAACTTCTTGGTGCCCgtcattttcttcttgtgtCTGGACTTGGCATCCTTCATGATCTCCGATAACGGAGGCGAGAAGCTCAGCTTTAAGGTCACTGTGCTGCTTGCCGTCACTGTGTTGCAACTTATTCTGAATGAAATTCTGCCTGCCTCGTCCAACAGGATTCCTCTTATAG CGGTCTACtgcattggtatttttgctCTGATGCTGCTGAGCCTCCTGGAGACAATTTTTGTGATGCATCTGATGGAGAAAGACTCTGCATCTCAAGAAAATGAGGCAAATATTGACCAAAGTGGGAGCAAGGACTGTAACAAACAGAGCAAAGACAACATCCACAACAGTCATAGAG AGGTGCACAAATGGACTGAATGCGCGTGTATCTATGATGTGTCTACTGGTGAAACTCCCTCTGAACTACTGCCGGTGGCCAAGGAG GGCAACAGCAGCAAACTGACAGAGGAGTACCACGCCTTGGAGAAGCTCTCAGATGAGCTGAGGGCGATGGAGAAAACATTGTCACTGCTCCTCAGCAACagaaaggagaaggagaagccTGGCTACTGGACCGGAGTGGCTAAAATAGTCAACAgggttttcttaattttctatttaacagtggtctgtgtgtttttaattgttatcTTTATAAAATGGAATAATGCATAG
- the LOC121959031 gene encoding 5-hydroxytryptamine receptor 3A-like — MMLADFLLLLLLTGGCTANSLEQPELLDDQLEKYQSSGEGGSTSNNSEQIELSDDYLYYFEDIAEDEVAFKIPCGYHDVINYLNLTTNKELYTTSRPVKNFKDITRVYLTMEIDDILDVREIDQTLVLSVWIYMGWKNSHIMWFPPDFCGLHHIVVPTELLWKPDLIIEEVTEKNKAPLSPYISVRWHGTVEATNNHVLVSTCRMQIYKFPFDIQSCRLSFKSALHNDKEIKFEAIVDTSEIEMMENQYEWLFINMTVAQKTVKQRTINDFKYNQSVIVYKITMKRQSVLYIANFILPILFFFCLDLASFLISDRGGEKLSFKVTVLLAVTVMQLILNDILPSSDRIPLIVVYCIGIFGLMMLNLMETILVMYLVEKDFAPQDNEANNDQSPSEDCEDKEGKDNIHNRGRGFKKCTDCVCDVSADEPPSQPLSVTIKVRIGLLDFPPGLLLQGSRSHLTEEFHTLEKVSDELRAVQETLNLVLNSRREEGKPGYWTRVTKRINKVFFIFYITVASVFLVVLFSAWTDAEHK, encoded by the exons ATGATGCTGGCAGATTTCCTCCTTTTGCTCCTCCTAACTG GTGGATGTACTGCAAATTCCTTAGAGCAACCAGAGCTTCTTGATGATCAACTGGAGAAATACCAGAGCTCCGGGGAAG GTGGAAGTACCTCCAATAATTCAGAACAAATTGAGCTTTCTGATGATTACTTGTACTACTTCGAGGACATCGCGGAAG ATGAGGTGGCCTTTAAAATTCCCTGTGGTTATCATGATGTTATAAACTACCTGAACCTGACCACAAACAAGGAGCTATACACCACATCTCGACCTGTTAAAAACTTTAAAGACATAACACGGGTATACCTCACAATGGAGATTGATGACATCCTAGATGTG AGAGAGATTGACCAGACTTTGGTCCTTTCTGTTTGGATTTATATG GGCTGGAAAAACTCCCATATAATGTGGTTTCCACCTGATTTTTGTGGACTTCATCATATAGTAGTTCCCACTGAATTGTTGTGGAAGCCAGATCTGATTATTGAAGAGGT GACAGAGAAGAACAAGGCTCCTTTAAGTCCGTATATTTCTGTTAGATGGCATGGTACTGTCGAAGCAACTAACAACCATGTGTTGGTCAGTACATGCAGGATGCAAATTTATAAATTCCCCTTCGACATTCAGAGCTGCAGGCTCTCCTTCAAGTCAGCTTTACATAATG ATAAGGAAATAAAATTTGAAGCCATTGTCGATACTTCAGAGATCGAGATGATGGAGAACCAGTACGAGTGGCTTTTTATCAATATGACAGTCGCACAAAAGACAGTCAAACAGAGAACCATAAACGACTTCAAATACAACCAAAGCGTGATTGTTTACAAG ATCACCATGAAGAGGCAGTCTGTCCTCTACATCGCCAACTTCATACTACCCATCCTGTTCTTCTTCTGTCTGGACTTGGCCTCCTTCCTGATCTCGGACAGAGGAGGCGAGAAGCTCAGCTTCAAGGTCACTGTGCTGCTGGCTGTCACTGTGATGCAACTTATTCTCAATGATATTTTGCCCTCTTCAGACAGGATTCCACTTATAG TTGTCTATTGTATTGGGATTTTTGGTTTGATGATGCTAAATCTAATGGAGACTATTTTGGTGATGTATCTGGTGGAGAAAGACTTTGCACCCCAAGACAATGAGGCAAATAACGACCAAAGCCCAAGTGAGGACTGTGAAGACAAAGAGGGCAAAGACAACATACACAACCGCGGTAGAG GGTTCAAGAAATGTACTGACTGCGTCTGTGATGTGTCTGCTGATGAACCTCCATCTCAACCGTTGTCTGTGACCATAAAGGTAAGAATTGG CCTACTGGATTTTCCCCCTGGATT ACTTCTGCAGGGTAGCAGAAGCCATCTGACGGAGGAGTTCCACACTTTAGAGAAGGTCTCAGATGAGCTGAGGGCAGTGCAGGAAACTCTGAATCTGGTTCTCAACAGCAGGAGGGAAGAAGGTAAGCCCGGCTACTGGACCAGAGTGACTAAAAgaataaacaaagttttcttcattttctatATCACAGTGGCCagtgtgtttttagttgttcTCTTTTCAGCATGGACAGATGCAGAACACAAGTAG